A region of Arabidopsis thaliana chromosome 5, partial sequence DNA encodes the following proteins:
- a CDS encoding Tetratricopeptide repeat (TPR)-like superfamily protein (Tetratricopeptide repeat (TPR)-like superfamily protein; CONTAINS InterPro DOMAIN/s: Pentatricopeptide repeat (InterPro:IPR002885); BEST Arabidopsis thaliana protein match is: Pentatricopeptide repeat (PPR) superfamily protein (TAIR:AT5G65560.1); Has 62242 Blast hits to 13624 proteins in 288 species: Archae - 4; Bacteria - 32; Metazoa - 555; Fungi - 723; Plants - 59384; Viruses - 0; Other Eukaryotes - 1544 (source: NCBI BLink).) → MLKAKALCYRFFKSRKATTCALSSELFPSTSAAVFSAASGDHRSRCLSLIVKLGRRGLLDSAREVIRRVIDGSSSISEAALVADFAVDNGIELDSSCYGALIRKLTEMGQPGVAETFYNQRVIGNGIVPDSSVLDSMVFCLVKLRRFDEARAHLDRIIASGYAPSRNSSSLVVDELCNQDRFLEAFHCFEQVKERGSGLWLWCCKRLFKGLCGHGHLNEAIGMLDTLCGMTRMPLPVNLYKSLFYCFCKRGCAAEAEALFDHMEVDGYYVDKVMYTCLMKEYCKDNNMTMAMRLYLRMVERSFELDPCIFNTLIHGFMKLGMLDKGRVMFSQMIKKGVQSNVFTYHIMIGSYCKEGNVDYALRLFVNNTGSEDISRNVHCYTNLIFGFYKKGGMDKAVDLLMRMLDNGIVPDHITYFVLLKMLPKCHELKYAMVILQSILDNGCGINPPVIDDLGNIEVKVESLLGEIARKDANLAAVGLAVVTTALCSQRNYIAALSRIEKMVNLGCTPLPFSYNSVIKCLFQENIIEDLASLVNIIQELDFVPDVDTYLIVVNELCKKNDRDAAFAIIDAMEELGLRPTVAIYSSIIGSLGKQGRVVEAEETFAKMLESGIQPDEIAYMIMINTYARNGRIDEANELVEEVVKHFLRPSSFTYTVLISGFVKMGMMEKGCQYLDKMLEDGLSPNVVLYTALIGHFLKKGDFKFSFTLFGLMGENDIKHDHIAYITLLSGLWRAMARKKKRQVIVEPGKEKLLQRLIRTKPLVSIPSSLGNYGSKSFAMEVIGKVKKSIIPNLYLHNTIITGYCAAGRLDEAYNHLESMQKEGIVPNLVTYTILMKSHIEAGDIESAIDLFEGTNCEPDQVMYSTLLKGLCDFKRPLDALALMLEMQKSGINPNKDSYEKLLQCLCYSRLTMEAVKVVKDMAALDIWPRSINHTWLIYILCEEKKLREARALFAIMVQSGRSLLNCTKPGLLKMLNQNQQL, encoded by the coding sequence ATGTTAAAGGCGAAAGCTTTATGTTATCGCTTCTTCAAATCCAGAAAAGCTACAACTTGTGCTCTTTCTTCGGAACTATTTCCCTCCACTTCCGCCGCCGTCTTCTCCGCCGCTTCTGGTGACCACCGGTCTCGATGTTTGTCGTTGATAGTCAAACTTGGTCGGAGAGGTCTCTTAGACTCTGCTCGGGAAGTGATTCGCCGTGTTATTGAtggttcttcttctatttcaGAGGCAGCTTTAGTTGCTGATTTTGCAGTCGATAATGGAATAGAACTTGATTCGTCTTGCTACGGTGCATTGATAAGGAAGCTTACGGAGATGGGTCAGCCTGGAGTGGCCGAAACTTTCTACAATCAACGTGTTATCGGAAACGGTATTGTTCCTGATTCGTCGGTTTTAGATTcaatggttttttgtttggttaagtTAAGGAGATTTGATGAAGCTAGAGCACATTTAGATAGAATTATAGCTTCTGGTTATGCTCCTAGTAGAAACTCCTCTAGCTTAGTAGTTGATGAGCTTTGTAATCAAGATCGGTTTCTCGAGGCGTTTCATTGCTTTGAACAAGTCAAAGAGAGAGGCAGTGGTTTATGGCTTTGGTGTTGTAAGAGATTGTTTAAGGGATTGTGCGGTCACGGTCACTTGAATGAAGCAATTGGGATGTTAGATACTCTATGTGGGATGACAAGAATGCCTCTGCCAGTTAATCTGTATAAGTCTCTCTTTTACTGTTTTTGTAAAAGAGGATGTGCTGCTGAAGCAGAGGCTCTGTTTGATCATATGGAAGTTGATGGTTACTATGTGGATAAGGTCATGTACACTTGTTTGATGAAAGAATATTGTAAGGACAATAATATGACGATGGCAATGCGGCTTTACTTGCGGATGGTCGAGAGAAGTTTTGAGCTTGATCCTTGTATTTTTAACACTTTGATTCATGGGTTCATGAAGTTGGGTATGCTTGATAAAGGAAGGGTAATGTTTAGTCAAATGATAAAAAAGGGTGTGCAGTCGAATGTTTTCACTTACCATATAATGATCGGAAGCTACTGCAAGGAAGGGAATGTAGATTATGCTTTGAGGCTTTTCGTGAACAACACAGGGAGTGAAGATATATCCCGCAACGTGCATTGTTATACAAATCTTATATTCGGGTTTTACAAGAAGGGAGGAATGGATAAAGCTGTTGACTTGTTAATGAGGATGTTAGACAATGGAATTGTCCCAGACCATATTACttactttgttctcttgaAGATGCTCCCAAAATGCCACGAGCTTAAGTATGCTATGGTGATCTTACAATCAATTTTAGATAACGGATGTGGGATTAATCCACCAGTTATTGATGATCTTGGAAATATTGAGGTAAAGGTTGAGTCTTTGCTTGGGGAGATTGCTAGAAAAGATGCGAACCTAGCTGCTGTGGGACTTGCTGTTGTCACAACTGCGTTGTGTTCGCAAAGAAATTATATCGCAGCTTTATCTCGTATAGAAAAAATGGTCAATCTGGGATGCACACCCTTACCCTTTTCATACAATTCAGTGATCAAATGTCTATTTCAGGAAAATATCATTGAAGATTTGGCGTCTTTAGTCAATATTATCCAAGAGTTAGACTTTGTTCCGGATGTTGATACTTATTTGATAGTGGTGAATGAGTTATGCAAGAAGAATGACAGAGATGCTGCATTTGCTATTATAGATGCAATGGAGGAGCTTGGATTGAGACCTACTGTAGCTATTTACAGTTCAATTATTGGTTCTCTTGGCAAACAGGGAAGGGTTGTTGAAGCAGAAGAGACTTTTGCTAAGATGCTTGAGTCTGGGATTCAACCTGATGAGATTGCTTACATGATTATGATCAATACTTACGCGAGAAACGGAAGAATTGACGAAGCAAATGAGTTAGTTGAAGAAGTCGTCAAACATTTTCTTCGACCTAGCTCTTTTACTTACACTGTATTGATCAGCGGGTTTGTGAAGATGGGTATGATGGAGAAAGGATGTCAGTATCTCGATAAGATGCTTGAAGATGGGTTATCACCAAACGTAGTTCTGTATACTGCGCTCATCGGTCATTTCCTTAAGAAGGGAGatttcaagttttcttttacattGTTCGGGTTAATGGGCGAAAATGATATCAAACATGATCACATCGCTTACATTACACTACTTAGCGGTTTATGGAGAGCTATGGcacgaaagaagaagaggcaggTTATTGTTGAGCCAGGGAAAGAAAAGCTTCTTCAACGTCTCATTCGCACAAAGCCTTTAGTATCAATCCCCTCTTCTTTAGGCAACTACGGATCAAAAAGCTTTGCAATGGAAGTGATTGGGAAAGTGAAAAAGTCTATAATCCCCAATTTATACCTCCACAACACAATTATAACCGGATACTGCGCTGCAGGAAGGCTAGACGAAGCATATAACCATCTCGAATCGATGCAAAAGGAAGGCATTGTTCCAAATCTAGTAACTTACACTATTCTGATGAAATCTCATATTGAAGCAGGTGATATCGAGTCTGCTATAGATTTGTTTGAGGGAACAAATTGCGAGCCGGATCAAGTTATGTACAGTACTCTGCTTAAGGGCCTATGTGATTTTAAAAGACCTCTTGATGCTTTGGCTCTGATGTTAGAAATGCAGAAGAGTGGGATTAATCCTAATAAAGACTCTTATGAGAAGCTGCTTCAATGTCTCTGTTACTCTAGATTGACCATGGAAGCGGTTAAGGTGGTTAAAGACATGGCTGCTCTTGATATCTGGCCTCGTTCAATAAACCACACTTGgttgatttatattttgtgtgaagagaagaagttgagagAGGCTCGTGCTTTGTTTGCTATTATGGTTCAATCTGGAAGATCTTTGTTGAATTGTACTAAACCTGGTTTGTTGAAAATGCTTAACCAGAATCAacaactttag
- a CDS encoding Plant invertase/pectin methylesterase inhibitor superfamily protein (Plant invertase/pectin methylesterase inhibitor superfamily protein; FUNCTIONS IN: enzyme inhibitor activity, pectinesterase inhibitor activity, pectinesterase activity; INVOLVED IN: biological_process unknown; LOCATED IN: cellular_component unknown; EXPRESSED IN: 22 plant structures; EXPRESSED DURING: 13 growth stages; CONTAINS InterPro DOMAIN/s: Pectinesterase inhibitor (InterPro:IPR006501); BEST Arabidopsis thaliana protein match is: Plant invertase/pectin methylesterase inhibitor superfamily protein (TAIR:AT5G62350.1); Has 865 Blast hits to 858 proteins in 52 species: Archae - 0; Bacteria - 2; Metazoa - 0; Fungi - 7; Plants - 850; Viruses - 0; Other Eukaryotes - 6 (source: NCBI BLink).) has translation MGESFRLFNHHHFLTTFLIIIAMLKLVHTTTTTTTTTTTNTEFVKSSCTFTTYPRLCFSSLSTHASLIQTSPKLMAHAALNITLASAKVTSAMMVRLSNSRLKPKEVSAMRDCVEELGDTLEELRKSIGEMCQLSGSNYEVYISDIQTWVSAALTDVNTCTDGFEGEDMDGKVKVLVRGRILVIAHLTSNALALINHFASIHG, from the coding sequence ATGGGTGAATCTTTTAGATTATtcaatcatcatcacttcCTCACAACTTTTCTCATAATCATAGCCATGCTCAAATTGGTtcatacaacaacaacaacaactacaacaacaacaacaaacaccGAGTTCGTAAAATCATCATGCACTTTCACAACGTACCCAagactctgtttctcttcaCTCTCAACTCATGCTAGTCTCATCCAAACAAGCCCCAAGCTCATGGCTCATGCGGCTCTCAACATCACATTAGCCTCGGCTAAAGTAACTTCAGCAATGATGGTGCGTCTCTCGAATAGTCGGCTCAAGCCTAAAGAAGTCTCGGCCATGAGAGACTGCGTCGAGGAGTTAGGTGACACGTTGGAGGAGCTTAGGAAATCGATTGGTGAGATGTGTCAGCTAAGTGGCTCGAACTATGAAGTTTACATAAGCGATATACAGACTTGGGTCAGTGCGGCTTTGACAGATGTGAACACATGTACTGACGgatttgaaggagaagatATGGACGGGaaggttaaggttttggttAGAGGgaggattttggttattgCTCATTTAACAAGTAATGCTTTAGCTTTGATTAATCACTTTGCTTCTATTCATGGCTAA